A region of the Microbulbifer pacificus genome:
TCGGACTTGCGAATAGAGGCGGGAACGGTCTTTTCAATCAGTTCTTCCAGGCTGGCGACACCGAGGGTGTCGAGCATGGCCTGGGTCTGCGCGGCATCCGGGCCGATGTGGCGGCGGATAAAGGCATCGTGCTGTTCCAACTGCTTGAGGGAAGGCTGGGTCATGGTGGGTGGATTCCTGTAAACACTGTGTGCTGCCGGCGCGCTGCTGCCGGGGGTTCCCGGCCAGTCCTGAACAGGCGCTGACAAGGCGAATCCTGATCGGGAAAGTACCGGTAAAAATAGCAAAGTGGGCCGATGGCATTGGCCCGTTTCAATATCGGACTGCAGAAACTTAAAACTGAGAAAACCGTGACCGGTCGCCATAAAAAACGATAGCCGGTAATACTGGCGTGGCAGAGTCTGCTTGCCCAATCATTATTGCTTGCCGGAACCGTGTCCCGGATTCCCCGGGGGCCGGACGGCGCGCATCTTAGCAATCGCGGTGATTGCGGGCAATTCGTGCCCAATCAGGTCAAATGTGTGCTGGGTTAGGGACGTATTTGTGACATATATCCTGTTTTAGCGTATCTGGCGCTATTTTGTTCTGCCGATGCCTGGGGCTTCCGGCAATACAGCGGAACTGCTCCCATACTGATTGAATAACAAAATGCTGTCGGGGACGCGGGCGAGTACTGGTTATTTGGGCTCATCGGCAAATTGCCACCGCGAATACAGCGTCAAACCCAAGGATTCGGGGTCCATCAACCGTGGTGCCATTGGCCTATATCAACACCCTGCGCTTCAAAGCCAGCCTGTTCTCGCTGCTGCTGGTGGTGGCCATGTGCCTGTTCTTTATTTTGCTGGGTAACGGCAGCCTGCAGTCCCTGCTGGCGAAAAGCCGGGAGCAGCGTCATCTCAATTTTCAGTTTCAGATTACCGGACTTTTGCAGGAGTCTCGGCAGGAGCTCGCGCGCCTGGCGGAGCTGATGGCGCTCAATGCGCGCGGCAGGATTTCCTCCCGTGAGGAGCTGCGCAAAAGCCTCGATCGCCAGTGGCCGATCCTGCAGCAGAGCTGGGATCTCCACGCCCTGAAAATCTACGACGCCGGCAGCAAGCCGCTGCTGAGCTGGGGGTCGCCCCACAACAACCTGAGTGCCGAGCAGGTGAGCGAGGTGTTGCTGCACGGGCAGTCTCTGGAGCTGGTGCGTTGCGAGCTGATCTGTGTGCAGAGCCTGTCGGTGCCGATGCGCGCCCGCGACGGTGATTACCTGCTGCAAGTGGATCGACCGCTGACGGAACAACTGCGGCGCTTCCGGGAAATGACCGGCACCGATATCGGTATCCTGTCAGCCGTGCGCAGCGAGGCCCCGCGGGACGCCGGTGGCAGGTATCTTGCCGGATGGCGGCGGGAAGTGCTCTCGCTCACCTCCCGCGAGCGAATGCTGCCGCTGCTGAACCGCGTGGCGGCAGAGGTGAAAAACTTGAGCGGGTTGCAGCGGGCACGGTCGCACACGCTGGCGCAGCGCCAGTTCGACGTCCGTACCATGAGTGTGGATGTGGATCCGACAGGGGCGCAATTTGTGTTTATCGAGGATGTCTCCGCGCAGGTGGAGCACATCGAGGAGTCGCTGCAACTGCTATTGCTGTTCTCGGTGCTCGGGGCGTTGATTTTCTGTGCCGCGGTGGCGGGTAGTTTGTGGCGGCCCATCGTGCGCTTGAGGCGGCTGGCGGAGGCGCTGCCACTGCTCACCAACGGCCGCTTCAACGATGCGCGCCAGTTGATCCGCCCGGTACACAAATCCCTGGACCGCTTTGACGAACTGGATGTACTGGATAACACCGGCCTCACCGTGTGCGACCAGCTGGAAGACATGAACGACATGGTGAGCCGCAAGACCGCGCAGCTGGAACAGATTGCCATGCACGACAGCCTCACCGGGCTCGACAACCGTTACAGCCTGCTGGAACAGTTGGAATTTCATCTTGAGCTGTCGCGCCATCAGCCGGACGCTGTGAGCGAGCGCGGCTATCTGTTCTTTATCGACCTGGACGACTTCAAGCAGGTGAACGATACCCTCGGCCACCAGAGCGGCGACGAACTGTTGTGCGTGGTGGCGCGCAGGCTGCTCAGCGCAATGCGCTGTGGCGACATCGTGGCGCGACTCGGTGGGGATGAGTTCTGTGTATTCGTGCGCTCGATTCGCGAGCCCGAGGCCTACCGGGTTCTGGCGGAAAAACTGCTCAACACCGTGGCGCAACCGGTAAAAATCAGCGACGACCTGATCACCGTCACCATGAGTGTGGGGGTGGTGGCGGTGGAAGATAAAAACGAGACCCTGGAATCCATTCTGCAGAAGGCGGATATGGCGATGTACCACGCCAAGCGCCACGGCAAAAACAAATACCAGCTGTATTCCCCCAACCTGCCGGGGCTGTCTGTGACGGCGACCGACAATGTGGTCCTGCCACTGGAACTGGTGACGGCCAAGCCGCACCGATAAATCATCCTGCCTCTAATGTGTGGCGCTGTTCTTCTCGCCTGTACACATTTTTCCCGCCCAGCACCGGCGCCTTTTCCCGCGCTGGTCTATCTTTAAATTACACCCGGCTTTTCTCCGGCGGCGAAGTTTCCCGAGCTGCCGGATGCCGGGTAGGGGTTTACTGAACGAAGAAGTTCTTGAGGTGCGGGCACATGCCCGGCGCTGAGAGATTTGGGAGGGGCAACCTGTCACATCGTTATGGCGAGTAAGATTTTCACCACCAACGACCAGCTGCTCGGCAGCTACCTACGCAACCTGATGGAATCCGCCGGCTATTCGGTGCTTACCCAGAAAACCCGCATTGAAACGCCGCAGGAGCAGCAGGGATTTGGCAATCTCGACTGGCACTCGGAACTGTGGCTGATCCACGACGCGGATCTCGCCAACGCCCAGCAGTTTCTGCAGCAGGCGCTGTCTCGCGACAGCGCCTGAGTCATATCGCTGAGAGATTTTTGCGGAGTAGAATTACATCTGCTCCAGAACGTTAATTCCGAGCAGACCAAGGCCCGTGGCCAGGGTGCGCGCTACCAGGTCGCACAGCTGCAGGCGGCTCTGCTTGTCTTCCTCGCTCACACCTTCTTTCAGCACCGGGCAGGCCTCGTAGAAGCCCATATAGGTGCTGGCCAGTTCGTACAGATAAGTACACAGCACATGGGGGAATGTGTCTTTCGCCACCTGGTCCAGTACTTCGCCGAACTGGGTCAGCTTGATGGCGAGGGCGCGCTCGGCGTCGGTGGCGAGTTTGATTTCTCCGGTCAGCGCTGACGGCTCCACGCCGGCGCGGCGGAAGATACTGCGCACCCGGGTGTAGGCGTATTGCAGGTAGGGCGCGGTGTTGCCCTCGAACGCCAGCATCGATTCCCAGTTGAAGACATAGTCATTGGTGCGGGTTTTACTGAGGTCGGCATATTTCACCGCGCCGATGCCCACCACGCGGCCGATCTCGGCCTGCTGTTCCGCGCTCAGGTCCGGGTTCTTCGCCGCCACCAGTGCGGTGGCGCGCTCTACCGCTTCGTCCAGCAGTTCCGCCAGTTTCACGGTGCCGCCGGTACGGGTTTTGAACGGCTTGCCGTCGTCGCCCATCATGGTGCCGAAGGCGCAGTGCTCCAGAGTTTGCTCATCGGCGATATAGCCGGCCTTGCGGGCCACGGTAAAGGCCTGTTGCAGGTGCAGGGACTGGCGCGCATCCACCACGTACAAAATACGGTCCGCCTTCAGCACGTTGGCGCGGTAGCGGATGGCGGCCAGGTCGGTGGTGGCATAGAGGTAGCCACCGCCTTTTTTCTGGATGATGACGACGCTGGGGTTGCCTTCCTTGTCGGCCATTTCCGGCAGGAAGGCGACGATCGCGCCCTGGTCTTCCACCGCGATACCGCGGTCCATCAGGTCTTTCACCAGTACCGGCAGGTCGTCGTTGTACTGGCTCTCGGCATACACATCGCCGCGCTGCAGGGTGACACCCAGTTTTGCGTAAATCTCTTCGGCGTGGCTGATGGAAATGTCGATAAAACGTTGCCACAGCTTCAGGCAATCGGCGTCGCCGCCCTGCAGTTTCACCACGTATTCCCGCGCGCGGTCGGCGAAGCCTTCCTCTTCGTCGAAGCGGACCTTGGCTTCGCGGTAGAACACTTCCAGATCCTTGAGTGCCACTTCGGCGTCCTGGTTTTCCATCTGGTCCGCCAGGTGCGCGAGCAGCATGCCAAACTGGGTTCCCCAGTCGCCCATATGGTTCTGGCGGATCACCTTGTGGCCCTGGAATTCCAGCAGGCGCGCCAGTGCGTCGCCGATGATGGTGGTGCGCAGGTGGCCCACGTGCATCTCTTTGGCGAGGTTGGGGTGGGAGTAGTCCAGTACCGCTGTCTGAGGCTCGGTCACGGCGGCGATATTCAGGCGCTCGTCGGCGCGGGCGGAGGCCAGGGTCTCGGCCAGCCAGGCTTGGCTCAGGTGGATGTTGATAAAGCCCGGGCCGGCGATTTCCACCTTCTCGATCATCGGCTGGTCGCCGAGGTTGTCGACGATCTTCGCTGCCAGCTCGCGCGGATTGCTACCCACTTTCTTGGCCGCGGCCATGGCACCATTGGCCTGGTAGTCACCAAAGCCCGCCTTCTTGGCAGGTGCCACCGCCGGGCTGCACTCAGCGGGGATACCCGCGTCGATCATGGCGGTCTGGAAGATGTCGTTGAGCTGCTGGCGAATATTCATAGAAAGGCGCGATCCGGATTGGGAGTCTTGGACAATATAGAAGAACGCGGGATTTTAATGAGCGGTGGTGGCTTTGCAACCTGCTGAACCGGATGACGCCTGCATTGGCTGGGTGACTGGGCTAACATGGCGCCCACAACTCAGAACAAGGGGGATGCATGTCCGGCACCACATCTGGCACCACGCTGTACTGGCACGACTACGAAACCTGGGGGGTAAATCCGGGCGCGGACAAGCCGTCTCAGTTTGCCGGTATCCGCACCGATGAGGACCTCAATATCGTCGGTGAGCCGCTGATGATCTACGCCAAACCGGCGAGTGATTGTTTGCCGCAGCCGATGGCGGCGCTGGTGACAGGGCTTGCACCGCAGAAGGCGTTTGCCGAGGGACTGCCGGAGATCGAGTTTATCCAGCGTATCCTCGCCGAGCTGGGTGCCCCCGGCACCTGTGGTGTCGGTTACAACAGCCTGCGTTTTGACGACGAGGTCACCCGCCACACCCTGTACCGCAATTTGCTGGACCCCTACGAGCGCGAGTGGCGCTCCGGCAACAGCCGCTGGGACATCATCGACATGGTGCGCCTCACCTACGCGCTGCGCCCGGAGGGCATTGCCTGGCCGGAAAAG
Encoded here:
- a CDS encoding diguanylate cyclase domain-containing protein, with the translated sequence MAYINTLRFKASLFSLLLVVAMCLFFILLGNGSLQSLLAKSREQRHLNFQFQITGLLQESRQELARLAELMALNARGRISSREELRKSLDRQWPILQQSWDLHALKIYDAGSKPLLSWGSPHNNLSAEQVSEVLLHGQSLELVRCELICVQSLSVPMRARDGDYLLQVDRPLTEQLRRFREMTGTDIGILSAVRSEAPRDAGGRYLAGWRREVLSLTSRERMLPLLNRVAAEVKNLSGLQRARSHTLAQRQFDVRTMSVDVDPTGAQFVFIEDVSAQVEHIEESLQLLLLFSVLGALIFCAAVAGSLWRPIVRLRRLAEALPLLTNGRFNDARQLIRPVHKSLDRFDELDVLDNTGLTVCDQLEDMNDMVSRKTAQLEQIAMHDSLTGLDNRYSLLEQLEFHLELSRHQPDAVSERGYLFFIDLDDFKQVNDTLGHQSGDELLCVVARRLLSAMRCGDIVARLGGDEFCVFVRSIREPEAYRVLAEKLLNTVAQPVKISDDLITVTMSVGVVAVEDKNETLESILQKADMAMYHAKRHGKNKYQLYSPNLPGLSVTATDNVVLPLELVTAKPHR
- a CDS encoding putative signal transducing protein, with protein sequence MASKIFTTNDQLLGSYLRNLMESAGYSVLTQKTRIETPQEQQGFGNLDWHSELWLIHDADLANAQQFLQQALSRDSA
- the argS gene encoding arginine--tRNA ligase, encoding MNIRQQLNDIFQTAMIDAGIPAECSPAVAPAKKAGFGDYQANGAMAAAKKVGSNPRELAAKIVDNLGDQPMIEKVEIAGPGFINIHLSQAWLAETLASARADERLNIAAVTEPQTAVLDYSHPNLAKEMHVGHLRTTIIGDALARLLEFQGHKVIRQNHMGDWGTQFGMLLAHLADQMENQDAEVALKDLEVFYREAKVRFDEEEGFADRAREYVVKLQGGDADCLKLWQRFIDISISHAEEIYAKLGVTLQRGDVYAESQYNDDLPVLVKDLMDRGIAVEDQGAIVAFLPEMADKEGNPSVVIIQKKGGGYLYATTDLAAIRYRANVLKADRILYVVDARQSLHLQQAFTVARKAGYIADEQTLEHCAFGTMMGDDGKPFKTRTGGTVKLAELLDEAVERATALVAAKNPDLSAEQQAEIGRVVGIGAVKYADLSKTRTNDYVFNWESMLAFEGNTAPYLQYAYTRVRSIFRRAGVEPSALTGEIKLATDAERALAIKLTQFGEVLDQVAKDTFPHVLCTYLYELASTYMGFYEACPVLKEGVSEEDKQSRLQLCDLVARTLATGLGLLGINVLEQM